In Pelomicrobium methylotrophicum, the DNA window GCGAAGAGCGTTTTCGCCGCGGCCTTTGCTTTTGCGCTTGTTCCGCGTCCCTTGGGGCATGATCTTGCTCTCCCTGGGGGGCGGCGGCGGGTATAATGTCGCCTTTTTCCAGGCCACCGGCGATGGATCGACCCTTGGTCGGGGTGGTGATGGGCAGCCAGAGCGACTGGGAGGTGATGCAGCACGCCGCCCGGATGCTGGAAGCGCTGGGCGTGCCCTTCGAGGCGCGGGTCGTCTCCGCCCATCGGACCCCGGACGACATGTTCGACTACGCGGCCACCGCAGCCGAGCGCGGGCTCGTGTGCCTCATTGCCGGCGCGGGCGGGGCAGCCCATCTGCCCGGTATGCTCGCCGCCAAGACCACCCTGCCCGTGCTCGGGGTGCCGGTGCCTTCCCGGCACCTCCAGGGGCTGGATTCGCTGCTTTCCATCGTGCAGATGCCCAAGGGCGTGCCGGTCGCCACCTTCGCCATTGGCGAGGCGGGCGCGGCCAACGCGGGGCTGTTCGCCGCTGCCATCGTCGCCACCCGCGATGAGAGCGTGAAGATGCGGCTCGCCCAGCATCGGGAGCAGCTGAAGGAAGCGGTGCGTCAGATGAAACTGCCGGTACCATGATTCCACCAGGTG includes these proteins:
- the purE gene encoding 5-(carboxyamino)imidazole ribonucleotide mutase, with protein sequence MDRPLVGVVMGSQSDWEVMQHAARMLEALGVPFEARVVSAHRTPDDMFDYAATAAERGLVCLIAGAGGAAHLPGMLAAKTTLPVLGVPVPSRHLQGLDSLLSIVQMPKGVPVATFAIGEAGAANAGLFAAAIVATRDESVKMRLAQHREQLKEAVRQMKLPVP